From the genome of Granulicella arctica, one region includes:
- a CDS encoding VirB3 family type IV secretion system protein: MTKRGEPLAINQALNKPREKLGLSLPIWMFIVIVSILVLLLRFYLLSIAIFIVITAGCWFIVRKHPKMFQLWGLSFTQKSYYDPRKR; this comes from the coding sequence ATAACGAAGCGAGGAGAACCACTAGCGATCAATCAGGCACTCAACAAACCCCGAGAGAAGCTGGGTCTCAGCTTGCCCATCTGGATGTTCATTGTGATTGTGTCGATTCTGGTTCTCCTCCTTCGGTTTTATCTCCTTTCAATCGCGATCTTCATTGTCATCACTGCCGGATGCTGGTTCATCGTCCGCAAACACCCAAAGATGTTTCAACTGTGGGGCTTGAGCTTCACGCAGAAGAGCTACTATGACCCGCGCAAACGCTAA